Proteins encoded in a region of the Triplophysa dalaica isolate WHDGS20190420 chromosome 10, ASM1584641v1, whole genome shotgun sequence genome:
- the LOC130430593 gene encoding beta-1,3-galactosyltransferase 1-like, which yields MEVKISKRNVWTKSNMVQDQIPYRCHIKKGFITLITLTFLLSAIAYISDVSDILAMTPNTLYTKVVNKIQSYYVVIDFPFPRDNQVQQMTTTQITTVTVTNNTTSGHYHIAYAHNYQFILDEPDTCLKQNPFLVLMVPVAPQQLEARKAIRSTWGTETNVQGKSVMTLFVVGLPGGADSNKTQQELEEESRQHGDLLQSNFIDTYINLTIKTMVIMDWLATRCPQASYGMKIDSDMFLNLENLMTLLLDPKTPKQNYITGMVMWNTPVIRNKNSKWYVPVDLYPEPNYPTYLLGMGYVFSNDLPPKLVEVSKDIKPFNIEDAYLGACIKRLGVNPSSPPDPSQFRSFMREYKREEFLRVITTILGSPKQLIEFWKDVRRSV from the exons ATGGAGGTTAAAATCTCCAAAAGAAACGTCTGGACAAA ATCTAATATGGTTCAGGACCAGATACCATACAGATGTCACATTAAAAAAGGATTCATTACGCTAATTACATTGACATTCCTATTGTCAGCTATTGCGTACATCTCCGATGTCTCTGACATACTGGCTATGACGCCTAACACTTTATATACAAAGGTGGTAAATAAGATACAATCGTATTATGTAGTAATCGATTTTCCTTTTCCCCGGGACAATCAAGTTCAACAAATGACTACTACACAAATAACAACTGTCACTGTAACTAATAACACAACCTCAGGACATTATCATATAGCTTATGCACACAACTATCAATTCATCCTGGATGAACCTGATACATGTCTCAAGCAGAACCCATTTCTGGTTTTGATGGTCCCTGTGGCCCCCCAACAACTGGAGGCTAGGAAAGCCATCCGGAGCACTTGGGGGACAGAGACCAATGTCCAGGGAAAATCAGTTATGACTCTGTTCGTGGTGGGTTTGCCCGGTGGAGCTGAtagtaataaaacacaacaagagTTAGAGGAAGAGAGCCGACAACATGGAGACCTACTGCAAAGCAACTTCATTGACACGTACATCAACTTGACCATCAAGACGATGGTGATCATGGACTGGTTGGCCACACGCTGCCCTCAAGCGTCTTACGGCATGAAGATCGATTCTGACATGTTTTTAAACCTTGAGAATTTAATGACCCTTCTGTTGGACCCCAAAACACCCAAACAGAACTACATCACAGGTATGGTGATGTGGAACACACCTGTCATCagaaacaaaaactcaaaatggTACGTGCCAGTGGATCTTTACCCAGAACCAAACTACCCCACATACTTGCTGGGGATGGGATATGTTTTCTCCAATGATCTTCCCCCAAAATTAGTTGAGGTTTCTAAGGACATAAAGCCCTTCAACATTGAAGACGCATATTTGGGGGCTTGTATAAAGCGTTTAGGAGTTAATCCCTCAAGTCCCCCAGATCCTTCTCAGTTTAGATCCTTTATGAGAGAGTACAAACGTGAGGAGTTTCTCAGGGTCATCACAACAATCCTGGGTTCTCCTAAGCAGTTAATTGAATTCTGGAAGGATGTTAGGAGGTCTGTGTGA
- the glis2a gene encoding zinc finger protein GLIS2, with translation MLSLDEPLDLKIPSSRDRTIRTSICAPLQFARARISRASRVSSPDTTDEKDMSDSSSTVVDLSLSPSSSPSPPSPIDSGASWSPPLLAAESESSVYHEESASPPPGFRFFLPIGTEGPLRLPSSMLIGQHSPEPSVDEQLACRWLKCHLLFESLQDLVNHVNDSHVKPEKNSGYCCQWEGCARKGRGFNARYKMLIHIRTHTNEKPHHCPTCHKSFSRLENLKIHTRSHTGEKPYICPYEGCNKRYSNSSDRFKHTRTHYVDKPYCCKMVGCLKRYTDPSSLRKHIKAHGHAVAQKQSSSPRVDGLRRGIYAEGEGASTVMDPHYPGGAHYFLPGAVTGLLGAHALHTLAGPLGGHPLDLSMLSPLLGAGPVLYPNPSALGIGKVPMLHPLLLPSLGLSGGQMERGMEEEEDIDEDDDKGRLGARRSPPSWVVIPPGMLFLKQVVTT, from the exons ATGCTGTCGCTGGACGAGCCCCTGGACCTGAAGATTCCCTCCAGCCGTGACAGGACGATAAGAACATCCATCTGCGCCCCACTGCAATTCGCTCGTGCACGAATATCACGAGCATCACGCGTATCCAGCCCTG ATACAACAGATGAGAAAGACATGTCAGACTCTTCATCCACAGTGGTGGATCTGAGCCTGTCCCCATCCTCCTCTCCCTCACCACCATCTCCCATAGACAGCGGTGCCAGCTGGAGTCCGCCTCTGCTGGCTGCA GAATCAGAAAGCTCAGTTTACCATGAGGAGAGCGCCTCTCCGCCTCCGGGTTTTCGGTTCTTCCTTCCCATTGGAACAGAAGGTCCTCTGCGCCTGCCTTCCTCGATGTTGATTGGTCAGCACTCGCCTGAGCCCTCAGTGGACGAGCAGCTGGCCTGCCGCTGGCTAAAG TGCCATCTGCTGTTCGAGAGCCTGCAGGACCTGGTGAATCATGTGAATGACTCACATGTGAAACCAGAGAAGAATTCGGGATACTGCTGTCAATGGGAGGGTTGTGCACGCAAGGGTAGAGGCTTTAACGCCAG GTACAAGATGTTGATTCATATTCGCACTCACACGAATGAGAAACCTCATCACTGCCCTACCTGCCACAAGAGTTTCTCTCGGCTTGAGAACCTCAAAATACACACGCGCTCACACACAG GAGAGAAGCCCTATATTTGCCCTTATGAAGGCTGCAACAAACGTTACTCAAACTCCAGTGACCGTTTcaaacacacgcgcacgcactACGTGGACAAGCCCTACTGCTGCAAAATGGTGGGCTGTCTGAAACGCTACACCGACCCCAGCTCTCTCCGCAAACACATCAAGGCACACGGCCATGCCGTGGCCCAGAAACAGAGCAGCTCGCCCAGGGTGGACGGTCTGCGAAGAGGAATTTATGCCGAAGGAGAAGGTGCCTCAACGGTGATGGATCCTCATTACCCCGGAGGGGCTCATTACTTCCTCCCAGGGGCGGTGACGGGCTTGCTAGGGGCTCACGCCTTGCACACCCTTGCGGGGCCCCTTGGAGGTCACCCCCTGGATCTGTCCATGCTCAGCCCGCTTTTAGGAGCAGGGCCTGTACTGTACCCCAACCCTAGCGCATTAGGGATCGGTAAGGTGCCGATGCTTCACCCCTTGTTGTTACCGTCCCTAGGGCTTAGTGGGGGGCAGATGGAAAGAGGaatggaggaagaggaggatattgatgaggatgatgataaGGGCAGGTTGGGAGCAAGGCGGAGCCCCCCATCATGGGTTGTGATCCCCCCAGGCATGCTCTTTTTGAAACAGGTGGTGACCACATAG